The Bos javanicus breed banteng chromosome 11, ARS-OSU_banteng_1.0, whole genome shotgun sequence genome includes a window with the following:
- the EGFL7 gene encoding epidermal growth factor-like protein 7 isoform X1, whose protein sequence is MAQEQAPVDRTGGRPLEAPRGGGRGAAGPTPGPGRRQRWPWPSRGTGSSRTPTQHPELCGEAFHLGVSGPPSNEHSQAEDPGTREARAAPTTQKSCCHQRPGHEGAPFPRPPRGEGRSTRKLRPCGAPRSCFHSGSWCWQRAAWSTSTGLDAGCASSGLPRAPRPSPSCSVYTSPSSPPATATVPAAPTAICQPPCQNGGSCVQPGRCHCPAGWQGNACQTDVDECSAGEGGCPQRCVNTAGSYWCQCWEGHRPSVDRAVCLPERGAPRVTPDPTTGADSEVKEEVQRLQSRVDVLEQKLQLVLAPLHSLASRALEHGLPDPGSLLAHSLQQLDRIDSLSEQISFLEEQLGSCSCKKEV, encoded by the exons ATGGCCCAGGAGCAGGCTCCCGTGGACCGGACAGGCGGGCGGCCTCTGGAGGCACCTCGAGGTGGCGGGCGAGGGGCGGCAGGGCCCACCCCCGGCCCGGGGAGGCGGCAGAGGTGGCCATGGCCAAGCCGGGGCACGGGCAGCAGCAG GACACCCACCCAGCACCCCGAGCTGTGCGGAGAAGCTTTCCATCTGGGGGTCTCAGGACCCCCCAGCAATGAACACAGCCAGGCTGAGG ACCCCGGCACCAGGGAGGCACGGGCGGCCCCCACCACCCAGAAGAGCTGCTGCCACCAGCGTCCGGGGCATGAGGGAGCCCCCTTCCCCAG GCCACCCCGAGGAGAAGGCCGTTCCACCCGGAAACTCAGGCCATGTGGGGCTCCCAGGAGCTGCTTCCACTCTGGTTCCTGGTGCTGGCAGCGGGCGGCATGGAGCACGTCTACCGGCCTGG ACGCAGGGTGTGCGTCGTCGGGGCTCCCCAGGGCCCCGCGTCCGAGTCCTTCGTGCAGCGTGTATACCAGCCCTTCCTCACCACCTGCGACGGCTACCGTGCCTGCAGCACCTACCG caaTATGCCAGCCACCATGCCAGAACGGAGGGAGCTGTGTCCAGCCTGGTCGCTGTCACTGCCCTGCAGGATGGCAGGGCAACGCCTGCCAGACAG ATGTGGACGAGTGCAGCGCCGGAGAGGGCGGCTGTCCCCAGCGCTGTGTCAACACAGCGGGCAGTTACTGGTGCCAGTGTTGGGAGGGGCACCGCCCATCTGTGGACAGGGCAGTCTGCCTGCCTGAGAGAGGAGCCCCCAGGGTGACCCCAGACCCCACGACAG GAGCGGACAGTGAGGTCAAGGAGGAAGTACAGAGGCTCCAGTCGAGGGTGGACGTGCTGGAGCAG AAGCTGCAGCTCGTGCTGGCCCCACTGCACAGCCTGGCCTCCCGAGCCCTGGAGCACGGACTCCCTGACCCAGGCAGCCTCCTGGCCCACTCCCTCCAGCAGCTAGACCGCATCGACTCTCTGAGCGAGCAGATCTCGTTCCTGGAGGAGCAGCTGGGCTCCT GTTCCTGCAAGAAGGAGGTGTGA
- the EGFL7 gene encoding epidermal growth factor-like protein 7 isoform X3, which produces MAQEQAPVDRTGGRPLEAPRGGGRGAAGPTPGPGRRQRWPWPSRGTGSSRTPTQHPELCGEAFHLGVSGPPSNEHSQAEDPGTREARAAPTTQKSCCHQRPGHEGAPFPRPPRGEGRSTRKLRPCGAPRSCFHSGSWCWQRAAWSTSTGLDAGCASSGLPRAPRPSPSCSVYTSPSSPPATATVPAAPTGPFTEPPTAAAPGRTPPGLATPAALAGSGPAGCQGPVGQQYASHHARTEGAVSSLVAVTALQDGRATPARQMWTSAAPERAAVPSAVSTQRAVTGASVGRGTAHLWTGQSACLREEPPG; this is translated from the exons ATGGCCCAGGAGCAGGCTCCCGTGGACCGGACAGGCGGGCGGCCTCTGGAGGCACCTCGAGGTGGCGGGCGAGGGGCGGCAGGGCCCACCCCCGGCCCGGGGAGGCGGCAGAGGTGGCCATGGCCAAGCCGGGGCACGGGCAGCAGCAG GACACCCACCCAGCACCCCGAGCTGTGCGGAGAAGCTTTCCATCTGGGGGTCTCAGGACCCCCCAGCAATGAACACAGCCAGGCTGAGG ACCCCGGCACCAGGGAGGCACGGGCGGCCCCCACCACCCAGAAGAGCTGCTGCCACCAGCGTCCGGGGCATGAGGGAGCCCCCTTCCCCAG GCCACCCCGAGGAGAAGGCCGTTCCACCCGGAAACTCAGGCCATGTGGGGCTCCCAGGAGCTGCTTCCACTCTGGTTCCTGGTGCTGGCAGCGGGCGGCATGGAGCACGTCTACCGGCCTGG ACGCAGGGTGTGCGTCGTCGGGGCTCCCCAGGGCCCCGCGTCCGAGTCCTTCGTGCAGCGTGTATACCAGCCCTTCCTCACCACCTGCGACGGCTACCGTGCCTGCAGCACCTACCG GACCCTTTACAGAACCGCCTACCGCCGCCGCCCCGGGCCGGACCCCACCCGGCCTCGCTACGCCTGCTGCCCTGGCTGGAAGTGGACCGGCGGGGTGCCAGGGGCCTGTGGGGCAG caaTATGCCAGCCACCATGCCAGAACGGAGGGAGCTGTGTCCAGCCTGGTCGCTGTCACTGCCCTGCAGGATGGCAGGGCAACGCCTGCCAGACAG ATGTGGACGAGTGCAGCGCCGGAGAGGGCGGCTGTCCCCAGCGCTGTGTCAACACAGCGGGCAGTTACTGGTGCCAGTGTTGGGAGGGGCACCGCCCATCTGTGGACAGGGCAGTCTGCCTGCCTGAGAGAGGAGCCCCCAGGGTGA
- the EGFL7 gene encoding epidermal growth factor-like protein 7 isoform X2 has translation MAKPGHGQQQTPAPGRHGRPPPPRRAAATSVRGMREPPSPGECPGQQRAPIPAHTHTQATPRRRPFHPETQAMWGSQELLPLWFLVLAAGGMEHVYRPGRRVCVVGAPQGPASESFVQRVYQPFLTTCDGYRACSTYRTLYRTAYRRRPGPDPTRPRYACCPGWKWTGGVPGACGAAICQPPCQNGGSCVQPGRCHCPAGWQGNACQTDVDECSAGEGGCPQRCVNTAGSYWCQCWEGHRPSVDRAVCLPERGAPRVTPDPTTGADSEVKEEVQRLQSRVDVLEQKLQLVLAPLHSLASRALEHGLPDPGSLLAHSLQQLDRIDSLSEQISFLEEQLGSCSCKKEV, from the exons ATGGCCAAGCCGGGGCACGGGCAGCAGCAG ACCCCGGCACCAGGGAGGCACGGGCGGCCCCCACCACCCAGAAGAGCTGCTGCCACCAGCGTCCGGGGCATGAGGGAGCCCCCTTCCCCAGGTGAGTGCCCCGGGCAGCAGCGGGCACCgatacctgcacacacacacactcag GCCACCCCGAGGAGAAGGCCGTTCCACCCGGAAACTCAGGCCATGTGGGGCTCCCAGGAGCTGCTTCCACTCTGGTTCCTGGTGCTGGCAGCGGGCGGCATGGAGCACGTCTACCGGCCTGG ACGCAGGGTGTGCGTCGTCGGGGCTCCCCAGGGCCCCGCGTCCGAGTCCTTCGTGCAGCGTGTATACCAGCCCTTCCTCACCACCTGCGACGGCTACCGTGCCTGCAGCACCTACCG GACCCTTTACAGAACCGCCTACCGCCGCCGCCCCGGGCCGGACCCCACCCGGCCTCGCTACGCCTGCTGCCCTGGCTGGAAGTGGACCGGCGGGGTGCCAGGGGCCTGTGGGGCAG caaTATGCCAGCCACCATGCCAGAACGGAGGGAGCTGTGTCCAGCCTGGTCGCTGTCACTGCCCTGCAGGATGGCAGGGCAACGCCTGCCAGACAG ATGTGGACGAGTGCAGCGCCGGAGAGGGCGGCTGTCCCCAGCGCTGTGTCAACACAGCGGGCAGTTACTGGTGCCAGTGTTGGGAGGGGCACCGCCCATCTGTGGACAGGGCAGTCTGCCTGCCTGAGAGAGGAGCCCCCAGGGTGACCCCAGACCCCACGACAG GAGCGGACAGTGAGGTCAAGGAGGAAGTACAGAGGCTCCAGTCGAGGGTGGACGTGCTGGAGCAG AAGCTGCAGCTCGTGCTGGCCCCACTGCACAGCCTGGCCTCCCGAGCCCTGGAGCACGGACTCCCTGACCCAGGCAGCCTCCTGGCCCACTCCCTCCAGCAGCTAGACCGCATCGACTCTCTGAGCGAGCAGATCTCGTTCCTGGAGGAGCAGCTGGGCTCCT GTTCCTGCAAGAAGGAGGTGTGA
- the EGFL7 gene encoding epidermal growth factor-like protein 7 isoform X4 codes for MWGSQELLPLWFLVLAAGGMEHVYRPGRRVCVVGAPQGPASESFVQRVYQPFLTTCDGYRACSTYRTLYRTAYRRRPGPDPTRPRYACCPGWKWTGGVPGACGAAICQPPCQNGGSCVQPGRCHCPAGWQGNACQTDVDECSAGEGGCPQRCVNTAGSYWCQCWEGHRPSVDRAVCLPERGAPRVTPDPTTGADSEVKEEVQRLQSRVDVLEQKLQLVLAPLHSLASRALEHGLPDPGSLLAHSLQQLDRIDSLSEQISFLEEQLGSCSCKKEV; via the exons ATGTGGGGCTCCCAGGAGCTGCTTCCACTCTGGTTCCTGGTGCTGGCAGCGGGCGGCATGGAGCACGTCTACCGGCCTGG ACGCAGGGTGTGCGTCGTCGGGGCTCCCCAGGGCCCCGCGTCCGAGTCCTTCGTGCAGCGTGTATACCAGCCCTTCCTCACCACCTGCGACGGCTACCGTGCCTGCAGCACCTACCG GACCCTTTACAGAACCGCCTACCGCCGCCGCCCCGGGCCGGACCCCACCCGGCCTCGCTACGCCTGCTGCCCTGGCTGGAAGTGGACCGGCGGGGTGCCAGGGGCCTGTGGGGCAG caaTATGCCAGCCACCATGCCAGAACGGAGGGAGCTGTGTCCAGCCTGGTCGCTGTCACTGCCCTGCAGGATGGCAGGGCAACGCCTGCCAGACAG ATGTGGACGAGTGCAGCGCCGGAGAGGGCGGCTGTCCCCAGCGCTGTGTCAACACAGCGGGCAGTTACTGGTGCCAGTGTTGGGAGGGGCACCGCCCATCTGTGGACAGGGCAGTCTGCCTGCCTGAGAGAGGAGCCCCCAGGGTGACCCCAGACCCCACGACAG GAGCGGACAGTGAGGTCAAGGAGGAAGTACAGAGGCTCCAGTCGAGGGTGGACGTGCTGGAGCAG AAGCTGCAGCTCGTGCTGGCCCCACTGCACAGCCTGGCCTCCCGAGCCCTGGAGCACGGACTCCCTGACCCAGGCAGCCTCCTGGCCCACTCCCTCCAGCAGCTAGACCGCATCGACTCTCTGAGCGAGCAGATCTCGTTCCTGGAGGAGCAGCTGGGCTCCT GTTCCTGCAAGAAGGAGGTGTGA
- the AGPAT2 gene encoding 1-acyl-sn-glycerol-3-phosphate acyltransferase beta yields MELWPWLIAALLLLLLLAQLSRSARFYAKIGLYCAFCFTASAMAAVVCLLRHGGRTVENMRIISWFVRSFKYAYGLRFEVKGRETLDEDRPCVIISNHQSILDMMGLMEVLPDRCVQIAKRELLFLGPVGLIMYLGGVLFINRQHSQTAMSVMTDVGERMVREKLKVWIYPEGTRNDNGDLLPFKKGAFYLAIQAQVPIIPVVYSSFSSFYSCKTKLFTSGTIQVEVLDAIPTRGLTVADVPKLLDTCHQAMRTHFFHISKIPQENGAPLGPDAQEAQ; encoded by the exons ATGGAGCTGTGGCCGTGGCTGATCgcggcgctgctgctgctgctgctgctggcgcaGCTGAGCCGCTCGGCCCGCTTCTACGCCAAGATCGGCCTGTACTGCGCCTTCTGCTTCACGGCCTCGGCGATGGCCGCGGTCGTCTGCCTGCTGCGCCACGGGGGCCGGACGGTGGAGAACATGAG GATCATCAGTTGGTTCGTCCGGTCCTTCAAGTACGCATATGGCCTCCGCTTTGAGGTCAAAGGCCGTGAGACGCTGGACGAGGACCGGCCCTGTGTCATCATCTCCAACCACCAGAGCATCCTGGACATGATGG GCCTCATGGAGGTCCTCCCCGACCGCTGCGTGCAGATCGCCAAGCGAGAGCTGCTCTTCCTGGGGCCCGTGGGCCTGATCATGTACCTGGGGGGCGTCCTCTTCATCAACCGGCAGCACTCCCAGACGGCCATGAGCGTGATGACCGATGTGGGCGAGCGCATGGTCAGGGAGAAG CTCAAAGTGTGGATCTACCCGGAGGGCACGCGGAATGACAACGGGGACCTCCTGCCTTTCAAGAAAGGCGCCTTCTACCTGGCGATCCAGGCCCAG GTACCCATCATCCCTGTGGTTTACTCCAGCTTCTCCTCCTTCTACAGCTGTAAGACgaagctcttcacttcag gAACCATCCAGGTGGAGGTGCTGGATGCCATCCCCACCCGTGGCCTCACTGTCGCCGACGTCCCCAAGCTTCTGGACACCTGCCATCAGGCCATGAGGACGCACTTCTTCCACATATCCAAGATCCCCCAGGAGAACGGGGCCCCCTTGGGACCCGATGCCCAGGAGGCCCAGTAA